A part of Candidatus Methylomirabilis tolerans genomic DNA contains:
- the nuoK gene encoding NADH-quinone oxidoreductase subunit NuoK, translating to MPLSYYLILSVILFGIGMFGALTRRNAVGILMALELMFNAVNLNFVAFSRYLPQSLMQGQIFAIFVITVAAAEAAVGLAIVLGLYRNFQTINVDEINLMKW from the coding sequence GTGCCGCTGTCGTACTATTTGATTCTTAGCGTGATATTGTTTGGCATCGGGATGTTCGGGGCCCTGACCCGTCGCAATGCCGTCGGCATACTGATGGCGTTGGAGCTGATGTTCAATGCCGTCAATCTGAATTTTGTGGCATTTTCCCGGTATCTACCCCAGTCGCTCATGCAGGGGCAGATCTTCGCCATCTTTGTCATTACTGTGGCGGCAGCCGAGGCCGCGGTGGGGCTGGCGATCGTCCTCGGGCTGTACCGGAACTTTCAGACTATCAACGTCGACGAAATCAACCTGATGAAATGGTAG